A stretch of the Planktothricoides raciborskii GIHE-MW2 genome encodes the following:
- the mreC gene encoding rod shape-determining protein MreC translates to MYTMRRWWGRYSSQLVWASVALGIALFIRYTEASPVYQVYEWLSRPFQLSETERSQLTNAKIVQLEQRVAVLEKENNKLEKLLGYVSQDAKSSIVAPVIGRSADRWWQQVTLGRGSKHGIRKNDVVTTEPGVVVGLIESVTPNSSQVLLISDPSFKVGVAVTRSRNLGLMRGSRGSKAVMEFFDKLPDVKPGDVISTSSLSQLFPVGLPVGVVESLNLNASPAPEAVINLSAPMNALEWVVVSPYVQKSPDLVNDALSTSEEIQ, encoded by the coding sequence ATGTACACAATGCGTCGTTGGTGGGGCCGGTATAGTTCCCAACTGGTTTGGGCTAGTGTTGCTCTTGGTATTGCTTTGTTTATTCGCTATACCGAGGCAAGCCCCGTTTATCAAGTTTATGAGTGGCTGTCTCGTCCGTTTCAACTGAGTGAAACTGAGCGATCGCAGCTAACAAATGCCAAAATTGTGCAATTAGAGCAAAGAGTCGCCGTTTTAGAAAAAGAAAACAACAAGCTAGAAAAGCTATTGGGTTATGTTTCCCAAGACGCGAAAAGCTCAATTGTTGCCCCTGTAATTGGTCGCAGCGCCGATCGCTGGTGGCAACAGGTGACATTAGGTCGTGGGAGCAAACATGGGATTCGCAAAAATGATGTGGTGACCACGGAACCGGGCGTCGTGGTGGGATTAATTGAGAGCGTTACCCCAAATAGCAGTCAGGTTCTTTTGATTAGCGATCCAAGTTTTAAGGTAGGTGTGGCGGTTACACGGAGTCGCAATCTGGGCTTAATGCGCGGATCGAGAGGCTCCAAGGCGGTGATGGAGTTTTTTGATAAGTTACCCGATGTGAAACCAGGAGATGTGATTTCGACTTCTTCTCTGAGTCAACTATTTCCGGTGGGTTTACCCGTCGGCGTTGTGGAATCGCTGAACTTAAATGCCAGTCCAGCCCCTGAAGCGGTGATTAATTTATCCGCACCGATGAATGCCCTAGAGTGGGTGGTTGTTTCCCCATATGTGCAGAAATCTCCTGATTTGGTGAATGATGCCCTTTCAACTTCAGAGGAGATCCAA